Sequence from the Candidatus Methylomirabilota bacterium genome:
CAGCAGGACCACACCTACACCTTCTGACCGCCCGACCCCACATCTGGCCGATGGCGACCCGCGTGTCGCTCCCGGAAGTCGACCGCGTCGAGATCCTCACTGTCCTCGACCTCTCGCTGGATCTCCTGATGACGGGCAGCGAGACCGTCCGGCGGGCGTCGCTGGCGGGCGTCGTCGGCCAGGGCCGGACCACGCTCCGGGCCGAGCACGGCTTCTCCTGCCTGGTGACGGTGACGGCCGGCCCCCGGAAGGCGTCCTTCCTGATGGACGCCGGCCTCACCCGCGACAGCCTCCTCCACAACATGGACCTTCTCGAGATCCGCCCCGGGGACCTCCACGCCATCGTCCTGAGCCACGGCCACACCGACCACGTGGCGGGGCTGACCGGGCTCCTGTCCCGGACCGGGCGCCGGCGCCTCCCGCTCCTCCTCCATCCCGACGCGTGTCTGCGGCGGAAGATCGCGCTGCCCGACGGGAGCGAGGTACTGCTGCCACCTCCGGACCGGCGCGGCATCGAGCAGGAGGGGGTGCAGATCGTGGAGGAGCGCGGCGCCTCGCTCCTCCTGGGCGGCCTCGCGCTCGTCACCGGGCAGATCACCCGCACGACCGAGTTCGAAACAGGATTTCCGATCCACTACGCCGAGGTCGACGGCCGGTGGCAGCCGGACCCGCTGATTCATGACGACCAAGCGGTCGTCATGAATGTCCGGGACAAGGGACTCGTGGTCCTCTCGGGGTGTGGCCACGCGGGGATCATCAACGTCCTGCGCCACTCGATGGCGCTCACGGGAGTGGGGCGGCTCCACGCCGTCCTGGGGGGGTTCCACCTCACCGGGCGGCTCTTCGAGCCGCGCATCCCGCCGACGGTCGCGGCCCTGACGGCGATGGCCCCCAGGCTGGTCGTGCCCTCCCACTGCACCGGCTGGCGGGCGACCCACGAGATCGCGCGGGCCCTGCCCGACGCGTACGTCCCCAACAGCGTCGGGACGACCTTCATCGTCTCCGATTGAGCTGGGAGCGTATCGGAGTCACCCGGGGCCGACCACCGAGCGCGGGGTGGATCGAGGAGTGCTCCCAGCGGCGGCTTCGCCGCCGCAACCCCTCCTGGGGGAGGTTTGGGAGGGGGCCGTTGAGGCCCCCTCCCATAGTCTACCGCGCGCGGCGCTCCAGCTCGGCCTCGATGGCGGGCAGCGCCTCCATGATGACGTCACCGACGACCCGCAGGCTCTCCGGCGCGACCTTGTCGAGTGTGTCCTCCGGCGTGTGCCAGTAGGCGTTCTCCCCCGGCGCCCCCCCGTAATCGAAGTCGATGAGCAGCGTCGCCGCGACGCCGGCGTCGAGAAAGGGGGCATGGTCGTCCTCGACGGTCTGCCGCTCGTCGAGGAAGTGCCGCCCGGAGCCGAGGCGGCGGGCGGCGGCCCAGATCAGGTCGGTCAGCCAGGGCGTGGAGGACGATTCCCGACGGACACCGAGATCCTTGTCCCCGATCATGTCGCCGAC
This genomic interval carries:
- a CDS encoding MBL fold metallo-hydrolase, coding for MSLPEVDRVEILTVLDLSLDLLMTGSETVRRASLAGVVGQGRTTLRAEHGFSCLVTVTAGPRKASFLMDAGLTRDSLLHNMDLLEIRPGDLHAIVLSHGHTDHVAGLTGLLSRTGRRRLPLLLHPDACLRRKIALPDGSEVLLPPPDRRGIEQEGVQIVEERGASLLLGGLALVTGQITRTTEFETGFPIHYAEVDGRWQPDPLIHDDQAVVMNVRDKGLVVLSGCGHAGIINVLRHSMALTGVGRLHAVLGGFHLTGRLFEPRIPPTVAALTAMAPRLVVPSHCTGWRATHEIARALPDAYVPNSVGTTFIVSD